The DNA window TCATCAGACCAATGAGGCGGGTCACTTAACAATTTAATCACACCATAACTAGCCCCAACAGAATGTAGGCTCGTGTTAGTTTCATCTCTGGGTTCCGTATCTATGGTTATTTCAGAACCATCTTTCTTTTTGATAACAAGATTTCCTCTCCATGAAATATTCATATCGACAGCGCGTCCTTCTGTATGCCTGCTTGTCAACGCTGCTCTCTGCACCATGTTATATCCTCTTGGCCCTATCATTTCTTCTGCAGCTTGTTTTGACTTGGCCGAATCAATGGTGCCATCAGGCAATTTGTGTGCCCAATCGATATCAACTCCAGGCATTGGTGGTACAGTAGATGGATTTATGGAATCACGCGCAATTCCCCATGCATAGTGCATCAAATAAGCTCTTTCCGGAGGACGTAAAGTAGCGCTAATGTGAATGCTTGCGCCTGCTGCTTTTAGTGCAGCCAGGAAAGATTCTAAGTTTGTTCTAAAAGAGGATATAAGATCCGAGGTGCTATTACTACCAGGAAATCGCTTCACCCAAATCAAACCACTTAATTCACTCATATTTTCTCCAGCCTATTTCTCAAAATCAAAACGAATCGGTCCAAGAATTTCCGGCAAAGGTCGTATTGTAGATTCACCACCAGGCATATTATTTTTGTCATTACGAAAAATTTCTTCTATCAAATTCTCCCAAGTTTCCAGTGCAGGCAATTTTGATTTTAATTCTGATTTTTTTTCTTCTGGATCATCCGTTTTTAATTCTGGCCAATTAACATTGATACGTTGAAAAGATCGCAAATAGGCATAATCGCCAGCTTGGAGTTCAATGCTTACTGGATGCCAAGGAGTAAAAGTGCCCGCCCAGGCATTACCGGTTCCAATATCCGGAGCAAATAATCCTATAAATTCCCCTGTTGATGTATCAATTGATCCTCGATTTATATCTGCTGTAGGCCTATAAACAAAAAGCAACTGGAAGGTGGTTTTGTTATTCTTCGAATAATCCCACCATTTTTGCCTAGCAATATAGGATTCGTCAGTTTCTTTTTTAGGCACAGTGTTCTCATAAAATTCGCGCTTTGGCGGTGGCTCCCACAAAACCCAATTAAAGATATCTGTTTTATCTTTATACGAAAGTAACCAAGAATCAACTTTGCTATTTCCTTTGCGCAGAATGTATTCATCCGGCCGTCCAATTGGTTGTTGACCGAATGATCCAATAAATGTTAGCCAAAGAGGTTCTGTGTAATCACTTAACGCAATACGTTGTACTTCCAGCTCTTTCACATCTTTGGAAATATCATTCATTGAAAGATAGTACTTATCTGATCCGGAAGAAATAGTGTGTTCCCAGTTCTTTTCAAGGACAAAGCAAGATTGTATTTCACTTGTATCCCAATGCATTAATCCTAATCTCTGTGTTTGCAAAGCTACACGCATCCTCCAGCTTGGATCGCTCTTATCCCATCGTCCTTTATGCCATGAACACAAGAAACGATAAGTCCCTTTTTTCTGCAGTTCAAATGATGGAGTAACAGTAAATGCATTTGTTTTTTCGTCGTTCTTTCTGACCGATATTGTGATCGATACTTCTTGGCTAGAATCTTTGTCAAATGAAAATTGAATACAAAAATCTTCGGGTACAACTTCATCGCCTATTTTCCGTAAAGCAACTGACCGTCTCTTTTTACCTTCTTCATCTTCTTCGTTTATAACAGATCCGCTAATGGAATGTGGTTCAATCAATCGCCGTAGTTTTACTTGTGACATAACCCATTTACCATTAGCTCCTTCTGGAACGACTACTAATGAAGTCTGTGCCACTTTGGCATTTCTGCCTTGATCATAAGTTAATCCAAATGAATCGAGTGATTTAATCTTAAAAGCAGTTTTTTCTCGGGAATGGAATATCGGATTTACACCCTGCTGTAGTGTTTCCGAGAAACGGGTTTCTACGACATCAATCTCAATTCTCTCGCCGATACCGCCAAACCGGGCTAGCGCATCGGTGCGATAAATTGCATCGTCCAGTACAAGTAAATTGCCGTTTTCTATTCTTGGCGGTATGTGATCATTCTGCTGAGCGTTAGCATCCAATGTCATAGTCATCGGTATCGCCCATTTTAGTGCAGGGATTGGCAGGCGTATTTTCGTAGCATCAATTGCCGATCCCGGAATTATTCTTCCGCTAGCAAAAACTGTATCTGACCATGCTTTTACATATTTATTGAGAGGATTCAGCCAACGCTGATAATGTAAGCGTGGACGCATTGTATAAGCTACATATCGTCCAGGGCGTGAATCAGGAAGAGTTAAGCGAGTGATAGGGCCATTTTTGAGAATTTGTTGCTTCTCTTTTTTCTCACTCCATATCGTCTCGAATTCAAAATCAATCGATTCCCGGTAGGATTCCACGCCCGTATGGCGTATTAACCATTGATCAAGACCATTATCCGATGGAAAATCGACAGCATAGCCGGTCCAATGCCATTCATGACGCTCCAGGTAGCCTCCCAGCGTCCATTTACCCAATTCTATGGCATTATTATCATCACCACTTACACTTGCACTCAAGACAAATGCATCTGATTTTTCATCTTTCAACTCAAGTTCAATAAGTTTATGGTTTTTTAGTGTTGGCAAGTCATTCTCTGACGATTCGTCGAACCACTGGGTTGGCAAGAAATCCTTCGGCAATACCTCGAACCACTGCTCCGCAGAAAAAAGGGCGTGAAAGCCTTTGAAAGTTTCTATGTCAAACTGATCAGATTCAAAAAAACGTGCAATCGAATCTTCGCTGTCTCTATACATCCAATTTGGTATTAGGCAATAATAAGAAACTTTAACCTGAGTACCGTTGGGAATGCTCAAGGTCATTTCTTTTATATTTATATTCTTATCCTCTTTCGATTTGAGAACCACCGATATAATATTTCCAGCAACACTTGTAATCTTCAATTCAACCCGATACTTGATGATTTCCTTATTTTCATTGTCGAAATTAATTTTTTCAATAACAGGAATAGATTGATTTGGTATATTCGCTATAGGTTTAATTTCCCCCTTAGACAAGTATTCAAATTTCATTCCGATATGCGTAACTGCAGGATGAAATGGTATATATGGTTTGTAGCCAGGACTTACCTTATTTTGTTTACGTTCTTTGACCCTAAGATCACGAAATGCTATTAATTTTTCACTATCAGCCCCATTAAATGGCTCTTTTCGAAGTTGCCCTAATTTTTGTTCAGCAAGAAAAATCTCAGTGTTCATCCAGCGAGTAATAAAATCGGCATCAGCATCGGGTGATCCGATTTCAAATGTAAGTTCTTTAAGCCCTATTGCTTCTATAGAATAATGGCTATCATTATCATTGGCTTCAGCTGGACATAGCATATATACCTGAGTGCTTTTTGACTTCTCTGATTTTATTTCTTCATTATTCTTCAGGTATAAATTGACTATACTTTCTTCATGGCAAGATAGAGCTAGCTCCAAATGAGATTTTTCTGTAGTTGCCTTTGGCTGCACGCTCAATGCCTTAGGTGCTTCATGCGAAAGATATCGTACTCGTTCTCTACTTTCTGTAAAAATTGCATCGGTATTGTTAAGTTCCGTGTAATTTCCGACATTACGCAAGCGGGTTGCCTTGATACCTCCTGCATTATCAATTGCCGTTGCTATTGCTTGGTAATAGAGGCCGTATCCAAGTAAGGGCAGTTGGCTTTCTTTTTTATCCTTATCTTCGAACCAACGGAAATCCAAACAGTTCGTTCCATCAAGATCCTCGCCAATGATATTGTCTGAAATGGCTTTACCGTCTTTATCTGCAGGAATCGATGCGACTGGTCCGCCATTGTAGAGAAATGATGCAACCAGGTTGCCATGGTCTAAAGTTGCACCAACCGTTTCGTGTAATACTAATTTACTCTTAGAAACTTCAAGCCATTGCAGCTTTCTTTCTTTATCTAAAACGACGCAATGCGTATCTGTTATCCATTTCGCCCGACTGTCATCCCATTTCATTTCCCCATCTATACCTTTAAATCCAGCCCGCAAAGTAATAGCGAATCCTCGGA is part of the Gammaproteobacteria bacterium genome and encodes:
- a CDS encoding peptidoglycan-binding domain-containing protein, whose protein sequence is MSELSGLIWVKRFPGSNSTSDLISSFRTNLESFLAALKAAGASIHISATLRPPERAYLMHYAWGIARDSINPSTVPPMPGVDIDWAHKLPDGTIDSAKSKQAAEEMIGPRGYNMVQRAALTSRHTEGRAVDMNISWRGNLVIKKKDGSEITIDTEPRDETNTSLHSVGASYGVIKLLSDPPHWSDDGH